From the genome of Halomonas sp. MCCC 1A13316, one region includes:
- the map gene encoding type I methionyl aminopeptidase yields the protein MNIPIKTPDEIEKMREAGRQAASVLEMIAPHVTAGVTTGELDRLCHEYIVNELGSTPAPLNYHGFPKSICTSINHVVCHGIPDPDKKLKKGDIMNIDITVKTGDGYHGDSSAMFIVGESIQGERLCRVTQECLYRSIALVRPGVRLSELARAIQSHAEANGYSVVRDFCGHGIGATFHEDPQVLHYDGYAPEADATLAAGMCLTIEPMINVGGHQTKVLRDGWTAVTRDKSLSAQWEHTLLVTETGVEVLTARREEDFSFLDH from the coding sequence ATGAACATACCCATCAAGACGCCCGACGAGATCGAGAAGATGCGCGAGGCCGGCCGCCAGGCCGCCAGCGTGCTGGAAATGATAGCACCGCATGTCACGGCCGGCGTGACCACCGGTGAGTTGGACCGGCTGTGCCATGAGTACATCGTGAACGAGCTGGGCTCCACGCCGGCGCCGCTCAACTATCACGGCTTCCCAAAGTCGATCTGCACCTCGATCAATCATGTGGTCTGCCATGGCATCCCCGACCCCGACAAGAAGCTGAAGAAGGGTGACATCATGAACATCGATATCACCGTCAAGACAGGCGACGGCTACCACGGCGACTCCAGCGCCATGTTCATCGTCGGCGAAAGCATCCAGGGCGAGCGACTGTGCCGCGTCACCCAGGAGTGCCTGTACCGGAGCATCGCCCTGGTACGCCCCGGCGTTCGCCTGTCGGAGCTGGCCCGGGCCATCCAGAGCCACGCCGAGGCCAACGGCTACTCGGTGGTACGCGATTTCTGCGGCCACGGCATCGGCGCCACCTTCCACGAGGACCCGCAGGTGCTGCATTATGACGGCTACGCCCCCGAGGCCGACGCCACCCTGGCCGCAGGCATGTGTCTGACCATCGAGCCAATGATCAACGTCGGCGGCCACCAGACCAAGGTGCTGCGCGACGGCTGGACCGCGGTGACCCGGGACAAGAGCCTGTCCGCGCAGTGGGAGCACACGCTGCTGGTCACCGAGACCGGCGTCGAGGTACTCACGGCACGCCGCGAGGAAGATTTCTCCTTCCTCGACCACTGA
- a CDS encoding [protein-PII] uridylyltransferase: protein MLLHHYRFAPDETLFDAETFRRELAGTRSPIAPFKAALRAIQSRLDERFHAGADVRDLVHGRAWCLDQLLGVAWSLHDWPDDGVTLLAVGGYGRGELHPHSDVDLMMLLESDDDTPYREGLTAFITLLWDIGLEIGHSVRSLSDCEREAEGDITIITNLMESRTLAGPESLREAMKARLAPGRMWPSDRFFEAKWQEQITRHHRFNNSEYHLEPNIKSSPGGLRDIQMIGWVAKRHFGSQRYEDLVANGFMNDAELRILSQGQAFLWQVRYALHMLTGRAEDRLLFDHQRTIAELFGFRDTPERLAVEQFMKRYYRHVTALAGLNDMLLQHFDEAILRGGERLVTTSLNERFEIEGGYIKARNRAVFRDHPYALLELFLLMAEHPEIEGVRADTIRLIRDHRHLIDDLYRDDAQHQHLFMSLLRSSGNVARQLRRMNRYGVLGKYLPEFGQAVGLMQHDLFHIYTVDAHTLRLLKFIHQFRKPEARSEFPVAAALVHQLPKLELLWIAGLYHDIGKGRGGDHSLLGARDVERFAERHGLSNRDTRLVSWLVENHLMMSMVAQKRDITDPDVIGEFAVLVGDETRLDHLYVLTVADINATNPTLWNGWRASLLRQLHAETKRALRRGLDNPLDREEWVRETRGEARSLLVTVGADIGRVDRLWESLGEEYFLQYAPSEIAWQTMGILAHGESPLPLILISAPTDDMSDGGTKVFIHTRSVDDLFAATAAAMEQLGLSIHDARIATSSNDWTLNTFIVLDDQGRAIRDPGRIEEIRGHLVEELDDPDDYPQIVTRHTPRQLRHFKVPTEVLIEQDPANERTLLELTAPDRPGLLARVGRIFMEQDISLSAAKIATLGERVEDVFFITDKAGAPLTDPERQQRLRERLIEMLDVAG, encoded by the coding sequence ATGCTCCTGCACCACTATCGCTTCGCGCCCGACGAGACGCTGTTCGACGCCGAGACCTTCCGGCGCGAGCTCGCCGGCACCCGCTCGCCCATCGCCCCGTTCAAGGCGGCGCTGCGCGCCATCCAGAGCCGACTCGACGAGCGCTTCCACGCCGGCGCCGACGTCCGCGACCTGGTACACGGTCGCGCCTGGTGCCTCGACCAGCTACTGGGCGTGGCATGGTCGCTGCACGACTGGCCCGACGACGGCGTGACCCTGCTCGCGGTGGGCGGCTACGGCCGCGGCGAGCTGCATCCGCACTCCGACGTCGACCTGATGATGCTGCTGGAGAGTGATGACGACACGCCTTACCGCGAGGGGCTGACCGCCTTCATCACCCTGCTGTGGGACATCGGCCTGGAGATCGGCCACAGCGTGCGTTCGCTCTCCGACTGCGAGCGCGAGGCCGAAGGCGACATCACCATCATCACCAACCTGATGGAGTCGCGCACCCTGGCCGGCCCCGAGTCGCTGCGAGAGGCAATGAAGGCACGCCTCGCCCCCGGGCGCATGTGGCCGTCGGATCGTTTTTTCGAGGCCAAGTGGCAAGAGCAAATCACCCGTCATCACCGCTTCAACAATTCCGAGTATCACCTCGAGCCCAATATCAAGAGCTCGCCGGGCGGGCTGCGCGACATTCAGATGATCGGCTGGGTGGCCAAGCGCCACTTCGGTAGCCAGCGCTACGAGGACCTGGTGGCGAACGGCTTCATGAACGACGCCGAACTGCGCATCCTGAGCCAGGGCCAGGCCTTCCTGTGGCAGGTGCGCTACGCCCTGCACATGCTCACCGGCCGCGCCGAGGATCGCCTGCTGTTCGACCACCAGCGCACCATCGCCGAGCTGTTCGGCTTCCGCGATACTCCCGAGCGCCTGGCCGTCGAGCAGTTCATGAAGCGCTACTACCGACACGTCACGGCGCTGGCCGGCCTCAACGACATGCTGCTGCAGCACTTCGACGAAGCGATCCTGCGCGGCGGCGAACGGCTGGTAACCACCTCGCTCAACGAGCGCTTCGAGATCGAGGGCGGCTACATCAAGGCACGCAACCGAGCGGTCTTCCGCGACCACCCTTACGCCCTGCTCGAGCTGTTCCTGCTGATGGCGGAGCATCCCGAGATCGAGGGCGTGCGTGCCGACACCATCCGCCTGATTCGCGACCATCGCCACCTGATCGACGACCTCTACCGCGACGATGCCCAGCATCAGCATCTGTTCATGTCGCTGCTGCGCTCCAGCGGCAACGTAGCGCGCCAGCTTCGGCGCATGAACCGCTACGGCGTGCTGGGCAAGTACCTGCCGGAGTTCGGCCAGGCGGTGGGCCTGATGCAGCACGACCTGTTCCATATCTACACCGTGGACGCCCACACCCTGCGCCTGCTCAAGTTCATCCACCAGTTCCGCAAGCCCGAGGCGCGCAGCGAGTTTCCGGTGGCGGCGGCGCTGGTTCACCAGTTGCCCAAGCTGGAACTGCTGTGGATCGCCGGGCTCTACCACGACATCGGCAAGGGCCGCGGCGGCGACCACTCGCTCCTCGGTGCCCGCGACGTGGAGCGCTTCGCCGAGCGCCACGGCCTGTCGAACCGTGACACTCGCCTGGTCAGTTGGCTGGTGGAGAATCACCTGATGATGTCGATGGTGGCCCAGAAGCGCGACATCACCGACCCCGACGTGATTGGCGAGTTCGCCGTCCTGGTCGGCGACGAGACCCGCCTGGACCATCTCTACGTGCTGACCGTGGCCGACATCAACGCCACCAATCCGACGCTGTGGAACGGCTGGCGCGCCTCGCTGCTGCGCCAGCTGCACGCCGAAACCAAGCGTGCCCTGCGCCGCGGCCTGGACAATCCGCTCGACCGCGAGGAGTGGGTGCGCGAGACCCGCGGCGAAGCACGCTCGCTGCTCGTCACGGTGGGCGCCGACATCGGCCGGGTCGACCGCCTGTGGGAATCGCTCGGCGAGGAGTATTTCCTGCAGTATGCGCCCAGCGAGATCGCCTGGCAGACCATGGGTATCCTCGCCCACGGCGAGTCGCCACTGCCGCTGATCCTGATCAGCGCCCCCACCGACGACATGTCCGACGGCGGTACCAAGGTATTCATTCACACCCGTTCGGTGGACGACCTGTTTGCCGCCACCGCGGCCGCCATGGAGCAGCTCGGCCTCTCGATCCACGATGCCCGCATCGCCACCTCGAGCAACGACTGGACGCTCAATACCTTCATCGTGCTCGACGACCAGGGGCGCGCCATTCGCGACCCAGGCCGCATCGAGGAAATCCGCGGACACCTGGTGGAGGAGCTCGACGATCCCGACGACTACCCCCAGATCGTCACTCGTCATACGCCGCGCCAACTGCGCCACTTCAAGGTACCGACCGAGGTGCTCATCGAACAGGACCCGGCCAACGAGCGGACCCTGCTGGAGCTGACCGCTCCCGACCGCCCCGGCCTGCTGGCCCGGGTCGGGCGCATTTTCATGGAGCAGGACATATCGCTCTCGGCGGCCAAGATCGCCACCTTGGGCGAACGCGTCGAGGACGTCTTCTTCATCACCGACAAGGCGGGCGCGCCCCTGACCGATCCCGAGCGTCAGCAGCGCCTGCGCGAGCGACTGATCGAAATGCTCGACGTGGCGGGCTGA